The Lepidochelys kempii isolate rLepKem1 chromosome 25, rLepKem1.hap2, whole genome shotgun sequence genome contains a region encoding:
- the CTXN1 gene encoding cortexin-1, translating into MNDASTLDYELLSPSLVEPPATGLGMDAEQKTVFAFVIFLLVFLVMLMVRCFRILLDPYSRMPASSWTDHKEGLERGQFDYALV; encoded by the coding sequence ATGAATGATGCGTCAACGCTGGATTATGAACTGCTGTCCCCCTCCCTGGTGGAGCCCCCCGCCACCGGCCTGGGCATGGACGCCGAGCAGAAGACGGTCTTTGCCTTCGTCATCTTCCTCCTGGTCTTCTTGGTGATGCTTATGGTGCGCTGCTTCCGCATCCTGCTGGACCCCTACAGCCGCATGCCCGCCTCTTCCTGGACTGACCACAAGGAGGGGCTGGAGCGGGGCCAGTTCGACTACGCGCTGGTGTag